The Paenibacillus tianjinensis genome has a window encoding:
- a CDS encoding toll/interleukin-1 receptor domain-containing protein: MYIKEIKANAIALSKQLKEIVENEFLRDYKIIEAIPVIPGQYWEFKLSLLNVDFEKELTRSIGFLSGSGSLQNPNLSINDFFNNNDMVAEEFFSQDEYKVFESLIPLLKNLDEYESLGYSVTIHLNSFIIGGDEWLRQVCEEFILIIHLDEKNKDGICLGTMQSQRYKIKMEDSNQINFLIVPFDKCRYFNNYSRVEGYEDMKYYEYEVAFSFAGEDRELVDEIADQLRRMNVRVFYDMYETVSLWGKDLYTHLDEIYRNKSKYCVMFLSKYYKEKVWTNHERESAQARSFIEREEYILPIRLDDTEIPGIRRTTGYIDGSLFTASEMAGFIKRKVKGM; this comes from the coding sequence ATGTATATTAAAGAGATAAAAGCAAATGCAATAGCATTAAGCAAACAACTTAAAGAAATAGTTGAAAACGAATTTTTAAGAGATTATAAAATTATCGAAGCAATACCTGTAATACCAGGTCAGTATTGGGAATTTAAATTAAGTTTGCTTAATGTAGATTTTGAAAAAGAACTTACAAGGAGTATTGGCTTTCTTTCAGGTAGTGGAAGTCTTCAAAATCCCAATTTATCAATAAATGATTTTTTTAATAACAATGACATGGTAGCTGAGGAGTTTTTCTCACAAGATGAATACAAAGTATTCGAAAGTTTGATTCCACTATTAAAAAACTTAGATGAATATGAAAGCTTGGGATACAGTGTGACGATACATCTCAATTCCTTCATCATTGGTGGAGACGAATGGCTCAGACAAGTTTGCGAAGAGTTTATTTTAATAATTCATTTGGATGAAAAAAATAAGGATGGTATTTGCCTTGGTACTATGCAAAGTCAAAGATATAAAATAAAGATGGAAGATTCTAACCAGATAAATTTTTTAATTGTACCATTTGATAAGTGTCGTTATTTTAATAACTATTCTCGAGTAGAGGGGTACGAAGATATGAAGTACTACGAATATGAGGTAGCATTTTCCTTTGCAGGTGAAGATCGAGAATTAGTTGACGAAATTGCTGACCAATTAAGAAGAATGAATGTTAGAGTTTTTTATGATATGTACGAAACTGTATCATTATGGGGGAAAGACTTATATACACATCTTGATGAAATATATAGAAATAAATCGAAATATTGCGTGATGTTTCTGTCGAAGTACTACAAAGAAAAAGTATGGACAAACCATGAAAGAGAGAGTGCTCAGGCGAGATCTTTTATTGAAAGAGAAGAATATATCTTACCAATTCGGCTAGATGATACCGAAATTCCGGGAATAAGACGAACTACCGGATATATTGATGGTTCACTTTTTACGGCCTCTGAAATGGCAGGGTTCATAAAAAGGAAAGTTAAAGGAATGTAA
- a CDS encoding pPIWI_RE module domain-containing protein, giving the protein MSRSKSTQLQLFAFDPSHSDWDKEIVYQLNIPEIWKKWVLQLCKGNGEKEFALEKRIKPLGEKLKSIFPDLIMVNNELYRGTKKPWLIAIRPLPMNTLFILVKAWFFKTANEVRIPQPDDIDPSDFQWSTVTVGQACAEDSVLCYSLVPSLVAHQFCQSEKTLRLGEEDEPIVLKFSKVFAAREADCMSQPIRSRRGEFSYVVRFCLKTRGGEPNRQILLVSFGVRRIITKPVNTQKIKGKVHSTLLVSIDNPLEDKLQDDNVRSFASFSYRRQGNLAPYTRWKEGLDELFFDLLWGQSFTPEEIITNPERFGEGCNPRVIIVHNQQVYRSHLVGTGISIEEKRRFYEIVAAEFSQWVPLAPIPFIPAPKPSHTSSVKRNLLPSLLIPHSKEFVLEVWGPESLYDEVIKALREKKYNTNSIVEEDENSNFRLVSPSSNILTLIRRERHEYLDALDPTYGTDAYTHRVNYIQRTLEAAVPSKQVTLSLVEILPKESWEKTGEGADPKLAVREGFRRSGRITQFIYPESVQEDELEVEEEEGKSNYKHKVFNCILDLLSDAGAIDGKSLFDIGEIGPIISFDLIHVDRGIFPILTKLDQGVLYVRGEGIVEWLPLHQAILESHRLKSLGLYLNQVKPRLTRWLDEQLSWEKLHTGAFTLLIGAHLRNKGIWALTNDKVSKLLNPPIAPWIQEDPDINVIRINATDELPSYGFMPLSLSTGIYSDRTSGLYYGVGTKGVSQRRINKKMTKLHNPSKTFQQPRLVEYMPMGNADEMERERLAWAVHHLREMCISFETTLKFPYPLKMIRSIEKYIKNKDHEWDQNEAEFV; this is encoded by the coding sequence ATGAGTCGTTCTAAGAGTACCCAACTGCAGCTTTTTGCCTTTGATCCATCGCATTCCGATTGGGATAAAGAAATTGTATACCAACTTAATATCCCAGAAATTTGGAAGAAATGGGTCCTCCAATTGTGCAAAGGAAATGGAGAGAAAGAGTTCGCTCTGGAAAAGAGAATTAAACCGTTAGGAGAAAAGTTGAAGAGTATTTTCCCAGATTTAATTATGGTCAATAATGAACTTTACAGAGGGACTAAGAAACCATGGCTTATTGCTATTCGGCCTCTCCCCATGAATACACTTTTTATTCTAGTGAAGGCTTGGTTTTTTAAAACTGCAAATGAAGTTAGAATACCACAACCTGATGATATTGATCCTTCAGATTTTCAATGGAGTACAGTAACAGTAGGTCAAGCTTGTGCAGAAGATAGCGTTCTTTGCTACAGTCTTGTGCCTTCCCTTGTAGCACATCAATTTTGTCAAAGTGAGAAGACGTTGCGCTTGGGAGAAGAGGACGAGCCTATCGTTTTAAAATTTTCTAAAGTATTTGCAGCAAGAGAAGCGGACTGTATGTCTCAACCGATTCGTTCACGAAGAGGAGAGTTTAGCTATGTAGTTCGCTTTTGTTTAAAGACTAGGGGCGGGGAGCCCAATCGACAAATATTGCTTGTCAGTTTTGGTGTGCGCCGTATTATTACTAAACCTGTAAACACACAAAAAATAAAAGGTAAGGTCCACAGTACATTACTCGTCTCAATAGATAACCCTCTTGAAGATAAGCTGCAAGATGATAACGTTCGCTCTTTTGCTAGTTTCTCCTATCGAAGACAGGGTAATCTTGCTCCATATACAAGATGGAAGGAAGGTTTAGATGAGTTGTTTTTTGATTTGTTGTGGGGGCAATCTTTTACTCCCGAAGAGATAATTACGAATCCAGAACGATTCGGTGAGGGGTGTAATCCACGTGTAATCATCGTTCATAACCAGCAGGTCTATCGTTCACACCTTGTTGGAACAGGAATTAGTATTGAAGAAAAAAGACGGTTTTATGAAATTGTAGCCGCAGAGTTTTCGCAATGGGTTCCGCTGGCTCCAATTCCATTTATTCCAGCTCCCAAACCAAGTCATACGAGTTCCGTAAAAAGGAATCTACTACCTTCACTGCTAATACCGCATTCCAAAGAATTTGTGTTAGAGGTTTGGGGACCAGAAAGCCTGTATGATGAAGTGATTAAAGCGCTGAGAGAGAAAAAATATAATACAAATTCCATCGTTGAAGAGGATGAGAATAGTAACTTTCGATTGGTATCACCATCGAGTAACATCTTGACATTGATCAGACGAGAACGACACGAGTATCTCGATGCTTTGGACCCTACCTATGGTACAGATGCATATACACACCGAGTAAATTACATTCAACGAACACTTGAAGCTGCTGTACCTTCTAAGCAGGTTACATTATCATTAGTTGAAATTTTGCCTAAAGAAAGTTGGGAGAAGACAGGAGAGGGTGCTGATCCTAAATTAGCAGTACGAGAAGGTTTTAGACGCTCTGGGCGTATCACACAATTTATTTATCCTGAAAGTGTACAAGAGGATGAATTAGAGGTCGAAGAAGAGGAAGGGAAAAGTAATTATAAACATAAAGTATTTAATTGCATCTTGGATCTTCTCTCGGATGCAGGAGCTATAGATGGTAAATCTCTATTTGATATTGGGGAAATAGGACCTATCATTTCTTTTGATTTAATCCATGTTGACCGTGGCATTTTTCCAATACTAACAAAGCTGGACCAGGGTGTACTCTATGTACGGGGAGAGGGGATAGTTGAATGGCTCCCCCTTCATCAAGCAATACTGGAAAGTCACAGACTAAAGTCTCTCGGACTCTATCTGAATCAAGTAAAGCCAAGATTAACAAGATGGCTGGATGAACAATTAAGTTGGGAAAAGCTCCATACAGGAGCATTTACACTGCTTATCGGAGCCCACTTAAGGAATAAAGGAATCTGGGCATTAACAAATGATAAAGTATCTAAATTGCTAAATCCTCCTATTGCACCTTGGATTCAAGAGGACCCGGATATTAATGTAATTCGTATTAATGCAACAGATGAACTTCCTTCATATGGTTTTATGCCCTTATCGCTCTCTACCGGCATATATTCTGATAGAACAAGTGGTTTGTATTATGGAGTGGGGACAAAAGGTGTCTCACAACGTAGAATCAACAAAAAAATGACTAAACTCCACAATCCGTCAAAAACTTTTCAGCAACCCCGTCTTGTAGAATACATGCCGATGGGCAATGCAGATGAGATGGAGAGAGAGCGTCTGGCTTGGGCAGTACACCACTTAAGAGAGATGTGCATCTCATTTGAAACGACCTTAAAGTTTCCCTACCCGTTGAAGATGATTAGATCGATAGAGAAGTATATAAAAAATAAAGACCATGAGTGGGATCAGAATGAGGCGGAATTTGTTTAA
- a CDS encoding restriction endonuclease-related protein: MSDVEEILYYLIEGLEKWELSKDKIPESLQKGHRLFSRALMEQGSPPPADIVALLKILQKPPKEWGLPDAATLLSDKPLVIPYVGISAAARDFKLIYESPEEAHVKEVLAILQYCRNNTPQLDEQYRKIRMFLIKHPVVTLSEFLPFSLSLGEGELFKSVQNCYQNITLEASRYRKCPRCGWTLDYRNHQWRCGIEDICGQVESREQYLQDWNSKEPLFRLRFGIYRYTLLPGLVEVRARDNLVQSGYKVVMFPDVDRFDLEVEMGRYSIYFDMKDFSNPFSLAKFFNEQTVYQLQKYSQDEVYVVIPEYRRQRYPNYVFTVKRLLRTHANHIRIIDERDILRMLKEQEDW, from the coding sequence ATGTCAGATGTGGAAGAAATTCTTTACTACTTAATAGAAGGTTTGGAAAAATGGGAATTGTCAAAGGATAAGATTCCGGAATCCCTTCAAAAGGGTCATCGATTGTTTTCAAGAGCCCTCATGGAACAGGGGAGTCCTCCTCCAGCTGATATTGTAGCGCTGCTTAAAATATTGCAAAAGCCTCCAAAAGAATGGGGCTTACCTGATGCAGCAACCCTTTTAAGTGATAAGCCGCTTGTCATACCCTATGTAGGAATTTCTGCAGCTGCTAGAGATTTTAAACTAATTTATGAGTCTCCAGAAGAAGCACACGTTAAAGAAGTTTTGGCTATTCTTCAATATTGCCGTAATAACACTCCTCAATTGGACGAACAGTATCGAAAGATACGTATGTTTCTTATAAAACACCCTGTTGTAACACTCAGTGAATTTCTCCCTTTTAGCCTGTCGTTGGGAGAAGGTGAATTATTTAAATCCGTTCAAAATTGTTACCAAAATATTACCCTAGAGGCATCACGTTATCGCAAATGTCCAAGATGTGGTTGGACACTGGATTACCGAAACCATCAATGGCGTTGTGGGATTGAAGATATATGTGGTCAGGTTGAAAGCCGTGAACAATATTTACAGGATTGGAACTCTAAGGAGCCCTTGTTTCGCTTACGTTTTGGGATTTACCGGTATACATTGCTTCCGGGACTAGTTGAAGTTAGAGCTCGTGATAATTTAGTACAAAGTGGATATAAAGTTGTAATGTTTCCTGATGTTGATCGGTTTGATTTAGAGGTGGAAATGGGTCGTTATTCAATTTATTTTGACATGAAAGACTTTAGCAATCCCTTTTCTTTAGCTAAATTTTTTAATGAACAGACAGTTTATCAGCTCCAAAAATATAGCCAAGATGAGGTTTATGTAGTAATTCCTGAATACCGCAGACAACGTTATCCTAATTACGTATTTACAGTTAAAAGACTATTAAGGACCCACGCTAATCATATTCGTATCATAGATGAGAGAGACATATTAAGGATGCTGAAGGAACAGGAGGATTGGTAA
- a CDS encoding pPIWI_RE_Z domain-containing protein translates to MRISYRTPENRRYFEQKFSGTNLSKDKLQTMYTVELFITGCMLVDPNMPVMEAPSIMAGHDVPVIPGNANLDIVHRLRVLFREMRSKRVWSQMFRMYAQLPTGYCLYQFKDREWQKKDPILFSNRKSWYEDILSAPAKNVAKKYEFASEGTFEYESKQSVDSIKGNIPYIPNPIPLFPHYRVKGNFQLELSDGVYHPSSGMKETAASSEWRNREGQTIRFRPVQNPLDKVFTYKGVQHIIGGLGAGKSTFMVAETVRLAQQGARIGIIEGSVPQVLNRVKELRQLGINATPIIGKTNRAKHRDDYLAAKQHDIYDISDWSLDTNLELAHLSDQCLIRVLANDEDLSTDYPCRNINQPTQATACLCPFASQCGVYQDYAKLIDAQVWITTSASILQSKVPAMIDPYERTIYEAMYDLLDVIFIDEVDAVQKQFDDAFLEEHALFGTSEHFFEKLLVETTLMTAGKYINSEDIIVQQWIDGLHRLHKMIRDGVYRKLLRSPEFAISLRHRLIQLFTESYRISRAFTSNEEATEIFENKLQRFTENPLDHEIYPEVANLFGAESLEDRKVILKRIVVKLGGEEKPRGSYRYPYDWLEFYLYLSNVDYELEILKDLYPFIRTKLRMFSEINVFQSNQRGFIPFLKEAMTGRLTGYMYEVKREGVPGTFKAVHYSGVGRLLLQDWNSAFEHSDSHQGPAIVLMSGTSYAPGSPHYDVDIKPTWLLESNWEPPKIHQQYYPLFESGSGIPISVSGQDEERRSGSLKRMTTLLLHKFENELAEWRKVQTNRRILIIVNSYADVEDVAAVLKMNPVWRERFRQLSRGTDEIDESKFMRSELERFYHEPADILIAPLLAISRGYNILDEEKGSLFGSVFFLVRPYPVPNDMAYTIQLLHARLPSMLNQIEREKIHYLKAVTLIRRESNKLFHRIYRKQDYWSSLTSKERRTIAWFTFVPIWQTIGRMLRKGTSARVFYCDSKFAAQPLNVDGNESMLDYWHNIMNSNESNSAFRSLYGPFIDSIQMMMKEEEDESF, encoded by the coding sequence ATGAGAATCTCATATCGGACCCCGGAGAATCGTCGATATTTCGAACAGAAATTTTCTGGAACGAACTTGTCAAAGGATAAACTTCAAACCATGTATACAGTAGAGCTATTCATAACTGGCTGCATGCTTGTAGATCCCAATATGCCCGTGATGGAAGCGCCGAGTATTATGGCGGGACATGATGTACCCGTAATTCCTGGGAATGCAAACCTTGATATTGTACATCGACTTCGTGTGTTGTTTCGAGAGATGAGATCAAAAAGGGTATGGAGTCAGATGTTTAGAATGTATGCTCAACTTCCAACTGGATATTGCTTATATCAATTCAAAGACAGAGAGTGGCAAAAAAAAGACCCTATCCTTTTCTCGAATAGAAAATCTTGGTATGAGGATATTTTGTCAGCACCCGCAAAAAATGTGGCGAAAAAATATGAATTTGCATCAGAGGGGACTTTTGAATATGAGTCGAAGCAGAGCGTTGATTCGATAAAAGGAAATATTCCATATATTCCGAATCCAATCCCATTGTTTCCACACTACAGAGTCAAAGGAAATTTCCAATTGGAGCTTTCTGATGGTGTTTATCACCCATCTTCAGGAATGAAAGAAACAGCAGCAAGTTCAGAATGGAGGAACAGAGAAGGACAAACTATTCGGTTTAGGCCGGTACAAAATCCATTAGATAAAGTTTTTACATATAAAGGTGTTCAGCATATTATCGGTGGGTTGGGAGCAGGGAAATCTACCTTTATGGTAGCAGAGACTGTACGGTTAGCCCAACAAGGGGCTCGTATAGGTATTATAGAAGGGAGTGTTCCTCAAGTACTTAACCGAGTAAAAGAGCTTCGTCAACTTGGTATAAATGCTACTCCTATTATTGGGAAAACTAACCGTGCGAAACATCGAGATGATTATTTGGCAGCTAAGCAGCATGATATTTATGATATATCAGATTGGAGTCTTGATACGAATCTTGAGCTCGCGCATTTATCTGATCAATGCTTAATTCGAGTTCTTGCTAATGACGAAGATCTAAGCACGGATTATCCGTGTCGTAACATTAATCAACCGACTCAGGCAACTGCTTGTCTGTGCCCATTTGCATCACAATGTGGTGTATATCAAGACTATGCTAAGCTAATTGATGCACAAGTATGGATTACAACTTCTGCAAGTATTCTACAATCTAAGGTACCGGCAATGATAGATCCGTATGAAAGAACTATATATGAAGCGATGTATGATTTGTTGGACGTCATTTTCATTGATGAAGTTGATGCAGTTCAAAAACAATTCGATGATGCGTTTTTAGAGGAGCATGCCTTATTCGGTACCTCTGAGCATTTCTTTGAAAAACTATTGGTTGAAACAACGCTAATGACAGCGGGCAAATATATTAACAGCGAAGATATCATAGTTCAGCAGTGGATTGATGGATTACATCGTTTACACAAAATGATTCGTGACGGAGTTTATCGTAAATTACTTCGTTCACCTGAATTTGCGATTTCTTTACGACACCGCTTAATTCAGCTATTCACAGAATCATATAGAATTAGTCGGGCGTTCACCTCGAATGAAGAGGCAACGGAAATTTTTGAGAACAAGCTTCAGCGTTTTACTGAAAATCCACTTGATCACGAGATCTATCCTGAGGTTGCAAATTTATTTGGAGCAGAATCATTAGAAGATCGAAAAGTTATTTTGAAGCGTATTGTTGTAAAACTGGGGGGAGAAGAGAAGCCTAGAGGTTCGTATCGTTATCCTTATGACTGGTTAGAATTTTACCTTTATTTAAGTAATGTAGATTATGAACTGGAAATATTAAAGGATCTTTATCCCTTTATTCGGACGAAATTAAGAATGTTCAGTGAGATTAATGTTTTTCAGAGCAACCAACGGGGATTTATTCCATTTTTGAAAGAGGCAATGACAGGGAGACTGACAGGGTATATGTATGAAGTTAAGCGAGAAGGGGTTCCTGGGACTTTTAAAGCTGTCCACTATTCAGGAGTCGGCCGTCTATTACTACAAGATTGGAACAGTGCTTTTGAACATTCCGATAGTCACCAAGGCCCAGCTATTGTACTGATGTCTGGTACGAGCTACGCTCCTGGTTCGCCTCATTATGATGTGGATATTAAGCCGACATGGTTGCTTGAGTCCAATTGGGAGCCCCCCAAGATACATCAACAATACTACCCTTTATTTGAGAGTGGTTCAGGCATCCCTATTTCGGTCTCCGGACAAGATGAAGAACGACGAAGTGGAAGTTTAAAAAGGATGACAACCCTACTACTTCATAAGTTTGAAAACGAACTTGCAGAATGGAGAAAGGTTCAAACCAATCGTCGGATATTAATTATAGTCAATTCTTACGCGGATGTAGAAGATGTTGCAGCAGTCTTAAAGATGAATCCCGTTTGGAGAGAACGTTTTCGCCAATTAAGTAGGGGCACCGATGAAATCGATGAGTCGAAGTTTATGAGATCGGAATTGGAGCGTTTTTATCATGAACCCGCAGATATACTGATTGCCCCACTTCTTGCAATTAGCCGGGGGTACAATATTCTGGATGAAGAAAAAGGTTCATTATTCGGCTCGGTTTTTTTCCTGGTCCGTCCTTATCCTGTACCGAATGACATGGCGTATACTATTCAATTGCTTCATGCGCGGTTACCTAGCATGCTGAATCAAATAGAACGAGAAAAAATACATTATCTTAAAGCAGTAACCTTAATCAGACGCGAAAGCAATAAGCTATTTCATCGTATCTATCGCAAACAGGATTATTGGTCTTCATTAACTTCTAAAGAAAGACGTACGATCGCTTGGTTTACATTTGTTCCTATATGGCAAACAATCGGACGAATGCTTCGAAAAGGAACAAGTGCCCGTGTGTTCTATTGTGATAGTAAGTTTGCTGCACAACCTTTGAATGTAGACGGAAATGAATCTATGCTTGATTATTGGCATAATATCATGAATTCAAATGAGTCAAACTCAGCTTTTCGAAGCCTGTACGGACCTTTTATTGATAGCATTCAAATGATGATGAAGGAGGAAGAGGATGAGTCGTTCTAA